One window of uncultured Erythrobacter sp. genomic DNA carries:
- a CDS encoding FAD-dependent oxidoreductase, which produces MGSRRNAEERKMGEWDRMVDVVVVGQGIAGACAALEGHRAGAEVLVLERAGGGGGASALSEGIFYLGGGTPVQQACGYEDTAQNLYDFLRASTTHPDDAVVRTFAEGARDHFDWLEQQGVPFTRTAFPGKVVSVRTADCLFTTGNEKVWPFKDAAQPVPRGHQARSDEVNGGLSAMRALLATCEAEGIETICNAAVTGLETDADGRVVGVTATIDGAQRRIGARRGVVVATGSFTNNAELVQRWLPLLSETSSPLGVPSNDGAGLALAQQAGAALAAMDGVIATASIYPPENLIKGIVVNDKGERFVAEDSYHGRLAGFIMEQPDQKAYLIVDSEIFAYPETEGARHVLIDGYETVAEMERGLRLPQGALVGTLVEYNHDVAQGVDTRFHKQPPWLKPLDQAPYAAFDISFDRSIYHYITLGGIDTDARARVLDPSGNPIAGLYAAGACAAHITRNGKEYASGLSLGPGSFFGRVAGREAAANTGAS; this is translated from the coding sequence ATCGGAAGCAGGCGCAATGCCGAGGAACGGAAAATGGGCGAGTGGGATCGCATGGTCGATGTAGTGGTCGTAGGGCAAGGCATCGCTGGTGCCTGCGCCGCGCTTGAGGGGCACCGGGCCGGGGCCGAAGTGCTGGTGCTTGAACGCGCGGGCGGCGGCGGTGGGGCCAGCGCGCTGTCGGAGGGCATTTTCTACCTCGGCGGGGGCACCCCGGTTCAGCAGGCCTGCGGGTATGAAGACACGGCGCAGAACCTGTATGACTTTCTCCGCGCCAGCACCACGCACCCCGATGATGCCGTGGTCCGCACCTTTGCCGAGGGCGCGCGCGATCATTTCGACTGGCTGGAGCAGCAAGGCGTCCCGTTCACCCGCACGGCTTTCCCCGGCAAGGTTGTCTCTGTGAGAACAGCCGACTGCCTGTTCACCACCGGCAACGAAAAGGTCTGGCCGTTCAAGGATGCGGCACAGCCTGTGCCCCGTGGCCACCAGGCGCGTAGCGACGAGGTCAATGGCGGCCTGTCGGCTATGCGAGCGCTGCTGGCGACTTGCGAGGCGGAAGGCATCGAAACGATCTGCAACGCCGCGGTCACCGGACTGGAGACCGACGCAGACGGCCGCGTGGTGGGCGTGACGGCCACTATCGATGGCGCACAGCGGCGGATCGGCGCACGCCGCGGAGTGGTGGTCGCCACCGGAAGCTTTACCAATAACGCCGAACTCGTGCAGAGGTGGCTCCCGCTGCTCAGCGAGACGTCCTCGCCGCTCGGCGTCCCGTCGAACGACGGCGCCGGCCTTGCGCTGGCACAGCAGGCCGGCGCCGCGCTCGCCGCAATGGACGGCGTCATTGCGACTGCATCGATCTACCCGCCCGAAAACCTGATCAAGGGGATCGTGGTGAATGACAAGGGCGAGCGGTTCGTCGCCGAGGACAGCTATCACGGGCGGCTGGCCGGTTTCATCATGGAGCAGCCGGACCAGAAGGCCTACCTGATCGTGGACAGCGAGATCTTCGCCTACCCTGAAACCGAAGGGGCAAGGCACGTTCTGATCGACGGCTATGAAACCGTGGCCGAGATGGAGCGCGGCCTGAGGTTGCCGCAGGGCGCGCTCGTCGGCACGCTCGTCGAATACAACCATGACGTTGCGCAGGGGGTGGACACCCGCTTTCACAAGCAGCCGCCGTGGCTCAAGCCGCTCGATCAGGCACCCTATGCTGCGTTCGACATTTCGTTCGACCGCTCGATCTACCATTACATCACGCTCGGCGGGATCGACACCGATGCCCGGGCGCGTGTGCTCGATCCCTCTGGCAATCCGATTGCGGGGCTCTACGCTGCGGGCGCCTGCGCCGCCCATATCACTCGTAACGGCAAGGAATATGCCAGCGGGCTGAGCCTGGGGCCGGGTTCATTCTTTGGCCGCGTGGCTGGGCGCGAGGCGGCGGCCAACACCGGTGCGTCGTAA
- a CDS encoding FAD-binding protein yields the protein MNAGTARAPDGGYDYIVVGSGAAGLVGAISARLAGLRPLIIEKSDRWGGTTALSGGVLWIPANDAMMAEGVDDPIEQARAYLAGLLGPDASERERAKAEAFLDHAPMMARMLEGEGLTWVRNRDHPDYYPEVDGAGVGRTLEAAPIDGHRLGARLATLRGVELDVPALTSDQFGPAVLAKTGIGPAMVGAGIMLRHYRDKLRGRKPLGSGRGLIASLMLIVDRLGIPVRLSTALIDLTMDHGAVTGVVLEHDGQRETLPAPAGVLLAAGGFAHNPALRLELQGFAATWSNASRDDQGDALVAARAIGADTELLDDCWWMPTLEVGPDTRALALGLRALPGSIVVDHHGKRYMDEARSYMATGRIMREHGAAEHRHWLIMDERFLSRHIFPDLSPPGARAAMMANGTLKRGESIAELAVQCGLDPATLSATVERFNGFAHAGVDDDFHRGATAYDRYWADPVHRPNPSLGPIERPPFWAAVLRPGDLGTNGGVKTDAAGRVLDGAEQPIDELYAAGNGSGSPFRCSYPGAGATIAAAATYGYIAARHAAKRRVNAPSD from the coding sequence ATGAATGCCGGGACCGCGCGAGCACCTGATGGCGGCTATGATTACATCGTCGTCGGCAGCGGCGCGGCGGGGCTGGTCGGTGCGATTTCGGCGCGGCTCGCCGGATTACGCCCGCTGATCATCGAGAAGTCAGACCGCTGGGGCGGAACAACCGCGCTGTCAGGCGGGGTGCTATGGATTCCGGCCAATGACGCGATGATGGCCGAGGGAGTCGATGACCCGATAGAACAGGCGCGCGCCTATCTTGCCGGTCTGCTCGGCCCCGATGCAAGCGAACGCGAGCGCGCGAAGGCCGAGGCGTTTCTTGATCATGCCCCGATGATGGCCCGGATGCTGGAGGGCGAAGGCCTGACATGGGTCCGCAACCGCGATCACCCCGATTATTATCCCGAAGTGGATGGCGCAGGCGTCGGCCGCACGCTTGAAGCCGCTCCGATCGACGGGCATCGGCTGGGCGCCCGGCTCGCTACCTTGCGCGGGGTGGAGCTTGATGTTCCGGCGCTGACCAGCGATCAGTTCGGACCGGCTGTGCTCGCCAAGACCGGAATTGGTCCAGCCATGGTGGGTGCCGGCATCATGCTGCGACATTACCGCGACAAGCTGCGCGGACGCAAACCGCTGGGGTCGGGCCGCGGGCTTATCGCCTCGCTCATGCTCATCGTCGACCGGCTTGGGATTCCGGTCCGGCTGTCCACTGCACTGATTGACCTGACCATGGACCACGGCGCTGTCACGGGGGTGGTGTTGGAGCATGATGGCCAGCGCGAGACTTTGCCTGCACCGGCGGGCGTCCTGCTCGCGGCAGGCGGTTTCGCCCACAACCCGGCTCTGCGACTGGAATTGCAGGGCTTTGCTGCCACGTGGAGCAATGCCTCGCGCGACGATCAGGGCGACGCGCTGGTGGCGGCCCGCGCCATCGGCGCCGATACCGAACTGCTTGACGATTGCTGGTGGATGCCGACGCTGGAAGTCGGACCGGACACCCGTGCGCTTGCGCTTGGCCTGCGCGCCTTGCCCGGCAGCATCGTCGTCGACCATCACGGCAAGCGCTACATGGACGAAGCCCGATCTTACATGGCGACGGGTCGTATCATGCGCGAACACGGCGCAGCAGAGCATCGCCACTGGTTGATCATGGACGAACGCTTCCTGTCGCGACACATCTTTCCCGATTTGTCGCCACCCGGCGCACGGGCGGCGATGATGGCTAACGGCACGCTCAAGCGCGGCGAATCTATCGCAGAGCTGGCGGTTCAGTGCGGTCTCGATCCCGCCACCCTGTCGGCTACGGTGGAGCGTTTCAACGGGTTTGCGCATGCGGGCGTGGATGACGATTTCCACCGCGGCGCCACGGCTTACGACCGTTACTGGGCCGATCCGGTGCATAGACCCAACCCGAGCCTTGGCCCGATCGAACGCCCGCCCTTCTGGGCTGCGGTGCTGCGCCCGGGCGATCTCGGCACCAATGGTGGTGTAAAGACTGACGCAGCGGGCAGAGTGCTGGACGGTGCGGAGCAGCCGATTGATGAGCTCTATGCCGCTGGTAACGGCAGCGGCTCGCCATTCCGCTGCAGCTATCCCGGGGCAGGGGCCACCATCGCGGCAGCCGCGACCTACGGTTACATCGCTGCGCGGCACGCCGCCAAACGCCGGGTCAACGCCCCGTCGGACTAA
- a CDS encoding FAD-dependent oxidoreductase gives MTLTHVLTPIRVGGCTIPNRVVRTAHATRIGGGVMSDDLIAYHERRARGGVGLTIIEILGVHPTSLAPLNMIDPTLDEGYGKLMRAVQPHGMKVFQQLWHAGHNGHTLDGSPPWGPSTIANPLGADVPVPMTKGMIDEIIAAYAAAAARCEKAGLDGVEVHGAHGYLIQQFLSPNLNKREDDYGGSFENRMRFMLEVMRACRAAVSKDFALGIRLAADGSAGGVGPQENARAAQMLEAEGLIDFVNVSLGSYHAFPKMIGGMHEPAGYELPEAVPVTSAVNVPTIVTGRFRTLEEADQTIRTGDADLVGMTRAHIADPDIVKKTREGRAQEVRPCIACNQGCVGGLFDVGRLGCAVNVETGQERLLDQDQIRLSATPGTVIVVGGGVGGMEAARVAALRGHKVVLFEAAPRLGGGLLLAGRLPTRHGITDIVGWLEQEIYRLGVDVRLSTYAEASDILAEQPDAVIIATGSAPRMDGVQNSNPGEPIAGHHLPHVLSSHDVLASNRRWEGLRVTVLDDTGHYEALGIAEHLVTDGAHVTFVSPFKQFGFKVENALMVEPVLERIGAASGSMEIHLRHRILAVREGEVDLAPTYAGRTCTIIADAVVLVTPNQPINDLHNALVRQVPLVKAIGDALSPRNLQAAIREGHIAARGI, from the coding sequence ATGACGCTGACCCACGTTCTCACCCCGATCCGCGTCGGCGGCTGCACCATCCCCAACCGCGTGGTGCGCACCGCCCATGCCACCCGAATCGGCGGCGGGGTGATGAGCGATGATCTGATCGCCTATCACGAACGCCGCGCGCGCGGCGGGGTGGGGCTGACGATCATCGAGATCCTCGGCGTGCATCCCACCAGCCTTGCTCCGCTCAATATGATCGATCCAACCCTGGACGAGGGCTATGGCAAGCTGATGCGCGCGGTTCAGCCGCACGGGATGAAGGTGTTCCAGCAGCTCTGGCACGCAGGGCACAACGGCCATACGCTCGACGGATCGCCGCCTTGGGGGCCGTCCACGATCGCCAACCCGCTCGGCGCGGATGTGCCGGTGCCGATGACCAAGGGGATGATCGACGAAATCATCGCCGCCTATGCCGCCGCCGCAGCGCGCTGCGAGAAGGCGGGACTCGACGGCGTTGAGGTGCATGGCGCACACGGCTACCTGATCCAACAGTTCCTCTCGCCCAACCTCAACAAGCGTGAGGACGACTATGGCGGTTCGTTCGAGAACCGAATGCGCTTCATGCTCGAAGTGATGCGCGCCTGCCGGGCGGCGGTGTCGAAGGACTTTGCGCTCGGTATCCGGCTGGCAGCGGACGGCAGCGCGGGCGGAGTCGGCCCGCAGGAAAACGCCCGCGCCGCACAGATGCTAGAAGCCGAGGGGTTGATCGATTTCGTCAATGTCAGCCTTGGCAGCTATCACGCCTTCCCCAAGATGATCGGCGGGATGCACGAGCCAGCGGGCTACGAATTACCCGAGGCCGTGCCCGTAACCAGCGCGGTGAACGTGCCGACCATCGTCACCGGCCGGTTCCGCACACTGGAGGAAGCCGATCAGACTATCCGCACAGGCGACGCCGACTTGGTCGGCATGACCCGCGCCCACATCGCAGACCCCGATATCGTGAAGAAGACGCGCGAGGGGCGGGCACAGGAAGTGCGGCCCTGCATCGCCTGCAACCAGGGCTGTGTCGGCGGGCTGTTCGACGTTGGACGGCTGGGCTGCGCGGTGAATGTCGAGACCGGGCAGGAACGGCTGCTCGATCAGGACCAGATCAGGCTGAGCGCGACACCCGGCACGGTGATCGTCGTCGGTGGGGGTGTCGGCGGGATGGAGGCGGCGCGGGTTGCCGCCTTGCGCGGCCACAAGGTCGTGCTGTTCGAAGCCGCTCCGCGGCTCGGCGGAGGACTGCTGTTAGCCGGACGCCTGCCGACCCGCCACGGCATCACCGATATCGTCGGCTGGCTGGAACAGGAAATCTACCGGCTGGGCGTGGATGTGCGCCTCTCGACCTATGCCGAAGCCAGCGACATTCTGGCCGAACAGCCCGATGCGGTGATTATCGCCACCGGCTCCGCGCCGCGCATGGATGGGGTGCAGAACTCCAACCCGGGCGAACCGATTGCGGGCCATCATCTGCCGCATGTCCTGTCCAGCCACGATGTGCTCGCCTCCAATCGTCGGTGGGAGGGTCTGCGGGTCACCGTGCTCGATGACACCGGCCATTACGAAGCGCTGGGGATCGCCGAGCATCTGGTGACGGACGGCGCGCATGTGACCTTCGTCTCGCCCTTCAAGCAGTTCGGTTTCAAAGTGGAGAACGCGCTGATGGTGGAACCGGTGCTGGAACGCATCGGTGCGGCAAGCGGCAGCATGGAGATCCACCTGCGCCATCGCATTCTTGCTGTGCGGGAGGGCGAGGTGGATCTTGCCCCGACCTACGCGGGCCGGACGTGCACCATTATCGCCGATGCAGTTGTGCTGGTGACCCCAAACCAGCCGATCAACGACCTTCACAACGCTCTTGTCCGACAGGTGCCTCTGGTCAAAGCGATTGGCGACGCATTGAGCCCGCGCAACCTCCAAGCGGCAATCCGCGAAGGCCACATCGCCGCGCGTGGGATCTGA
- a CDS encoding aromatic ring-hydroxylating dioxygenase subunit alpha produces MDEQMIATLKDLMEWEGQRNAPPAGFPRLPDVPAARYTSAEFYALEQEHIFRKTWLFAAHLDEVPEPGSFMRWNNAGDPIIIVHGTDGVVRAFYNTCRHRGAPVVTQDKGCARRFVCPYHAWTYKTDGTLIGVPERQDFVDLDLSTRGLIPVRCEMFGKLIYVNFDEQAASLRDFLGPIADEWEEFGFHKLRLAARHSFDLDCNWKVAMEANMEVYHVPFIHPETVAPLVDAKRNVNHLYPHGHGRMLAPPPQAMQRDHVRALDNAPNWTSIETVGELGRTHTQSYTIFPNWVSPLSNYFVPPLIFWPTSLTTTRLELITMAPDWGDGEAPDLWTVPDAASSNGRAMAKLIQEDTQFGEAIQQSMESRGFKSVPLSYQESRIYWFHQQCDRLIGLGAVPPELRVEQVIGDDWVWPNDPRVSLMANKPQEAAV; encoded by the coding sequence ATGGACGAGCAGATGATCGCCACGCTCAAGGACCTGATGGAGTGGGAGGGCCAGCGCAACGCACCGCCAGCGGGATTCCCGCGGCTGCCCGATGTCCCCGCTGCGCGCTATACGAGCGCGGAGTTCTACGCGCTTGAACAGGAGCACATCTTTCGCAAGACTTGGCTGTTCGCAGCCCACCTTGACGAGGTGCCCGAACCCGGCAGCTTCATGCGCTGGAACAATGCCGGCGATCCCATCATTATCGTCCATGGCACCGACGGGGTGGTCCGCGCCTTCTACAACACCTGCCGCCATCGCGGCGCGCCGGTCGTGACGCAGGACAAGGGCTGCGCGCGGCGGTTCGTCTGCCCCTACCACGCATGGACCTACAAGACCGACGGCACGCTGATCGGCGTTCCTGAGCGGCAGGATTTCGTCGATCTCGACCTATCGACGCGTGGCCTAATCCCTGTGCGCTGCGAGATGTTCGGCAAGCTCATCTACGTGAACTTCGACGAACAGGCAGCCAGCCTTAGGGACTTCCTCGGACCGATCGCGGATGAATGGGAGGAATTCGGGTTCCACAAGCTGAGGCTCGCGGCTCGACATTCGTTCGACCTCGACTGCAACTGGAAGGTCGCGATGGAGGCCAACATGGAAGTCTACCATGTGCCCTTCATCCACCCCGAAACGGTGGCGCCGCTGGTCGATGCCAAGCGCAACGTCAATCACCTCTATCCCCACGGCCATGGCCGGATGCTGGCCCCGCCCCCGCAAGCAATGCAGCGCGATCATGTGCGCGCACTCGACAATGCGCCGAACTGGACTTCAATCGAAACGGTTGGTGAACTGGGCCGCACCCACACCCAGAGCTACACGATCTTCCCCAACTGGGTCTCGCCCCTATCGAACTACTTCGTGCCGCCGCTGATCTTCTGGCCTACCTCGCTGACGACCACGCGGTTAGAGCTGATCACAATGGCGCCCGATTGGGGCGACGGCGAAGCTCCCGACCTGTGGACCGTGCCTGACGCTGCTTCATCCAACGGGCGGGCGATGGCGAAACTGATTCAGGAGGATACCCAGTTCGGCGAGGCGATCCAGCAGTCGATGGAGAGCCGCGGGTTCAAGAGCGTGCCGCTGAGCTATCAGGAGTCCCGCATCTACTGGTTCCACCAGCAATGCGACCGGCTGATCGGGCTGGGTGCGGTGCCCCCGGAGTTGCGGGTCGAACAGGTCATCGGCGACGACTGGGTCTGGCCGAATGATCCGCGCGTCTCGCTCATGGCAAATAAACCTCAGGAAGCGGCGGTATAA
- a CDS encoding aromatic ring-hydroxylating dioxygenase subunit alpha, with protein MTLDARQYTCPDRFAQEKQRIFQRLPLVLAASCQLPRPGDFSTLEVAGIPVLLVRDKAGAVHALLNSCTHRSAAVASGCGSTARFTCPYHGWTFAQDGALLGVASSADFGAVDRAALAMKRFPVAERAGLIWAILDPDSPHDPGAMLGGIDTLIAGFGLTHWTMIERRVLHGPNWKLAFDAHLEFYHVPVLHRETFGPERSNRAFYFTHGPHQRVIAPQGRPGDVVPDDLYTLGRLPTSGEPIDPLLMGEWILFPGTSINTFYIGGIRCVLLSIVVPGAEVGTSTTTQTFLAETVPDDAASAAMRETSAFLAHVVGDEDLPTSAFQQKVIGTGLVGEVRFGRNEGGLQHFHRWLGRALDSDNAALPALLAAPCPQ; from the coding sequence ATGACCCTCGATGCCAGGCAGTACACCTGCCCCGATCGCTTCGCGCAGGAGAAGCAGCGCATCTTCCAACGCCTCCCGCTCGTCTTGGCGGCCTCGTGTCAGCTGCCGAGACCGGGGGATTTCTCTACCCTGGAGGTTGCCGGCATTCCGGTGCTGCTGGTGCGCGACAAGGCGGGCGCGGTCCACGCGCTGCTCAACAGCTGCACCCACCGCAGCGCTGCCGTGGCAAGCGGGTGCGGGTCGACCGCGCGCTTCACCTGCCCCTATCACGGTTGGACCTTCGCGCAGGACGGCGCGTTGCTTGGCGTTGCCAGTTCCGCCGATTTCGGCGCCGTCGATCGCGCTGCGCTCGCAATGAAGCGCTTCCCGGTTGCCGAGCGCGCGGGGCTGATCTGGGCAATTCTCGATCCCGACAGCCCGCACGATCCCGGAGCCATGCTTGGCGGGATCGACACGCTGATCGCAGGCTTCGGCCTCACTCATTGGACGATGATCGAAAGGCGCGTGCTGCACGGCCCCAACTGGAAGCTCGCCTTCGACGCGCATCTTGAGTTCTACCATGTCCCCGTCTTGCACCGCGAGACCTTCGGTCCAGAGCGCAGCAACCGCGCCTTCTACTTCACCCATGGTCCGCATCAGCGGGTGATCGCCCCGCAGGGCCGGCCGGGGGACGTGGTGCCCGACGATCTCTATACACTTGGGCGATTGCCCACCTCCGGAGAGCCGATTGATCCGCTGCTCATGGGCGAATGGATCCTGTTCCCCGGCACCTCAATCAACACCTTCTACATCGGCGGCATCCGCTGCGTGCTGCTGTCGATCGTTGTTCCTGGCGCCGAGGTCGGCACATCGACCACGACCCAGACCTTCCTCGCCGAAACTGTGCCGGATGACGCCGCTAGTGCAGCAATGCGCGAGACCAGCGCCTTTCTTGCGCATGTCGTGGGTGACGAGGATCTGCCGACGTCGGCGTTCCAGCAGAAGGTGATCGGGACGGGGTTGGTCGGCGAGGTGCGCTTCGGCCGCAATGAAGGCGGCTTGCAGCATTTCCACCGCTGGCTCGGCCGGGCATTGGACAGCGACAATGCCGCATTGCCTGCCCTATTGGCCGCGCCATGCCCGCAATAA
- a CDS encoding TetR family transcriptional regulator C-terminal domain-containing protein, translating into MPAIIDHAARRTALAEVAADLVATGGSEAATVRAVAAAAGFSTKAVTHYFPDKRALMLLTYRHAALSSKARTDASQPEGRKDVAALLHALLPTDPKVERDWRVWFSFWGLAIADPELAEEQRVRMRDFVAQIAAILAADPAFSHCAVADYPRIASALLAALIGIVTQVIFAPESWPPSAQAQAIDDLLARIANRAD; encoded by the coding sequence ATGCCCGCAATAATCGATCACGCAGCGCGCCGCACGGCGCTGGCCGAGGTTGCTGCTGATCTCGTAGCAACTGGCGGCTCCGAAGCGGCGACCGTGCGCGCTGTGGCGGCGGCGGCCGGGTTCAGCACCAAGGCGGTGACGCACTACTTCCCCGACAAACGCGCTCTGATGCTGCTCACCTACCGCCATGCGGCGCTAAGTTCGAAGGCGCGCACAGATGCCTCGCAGCCCGAGGGCCGTAAGGATGTCGCTGCGCTGCTGCACGCGCTCCTCCCGACCGACCCGAAGGTCGAGCGCGACTGGCGGGTCTGGTTTTCTTTCTGGGGCCTCGCCATCGCCGACCCCGAGCTTGCCGAGGAGCAACGGGTTCGGATGCGTGATTTCGTCGCGCAGATCGCCGCCATCCTCGCTGCCGACCCCGCTTTTTCGCATTGTGCCGTGGCCGATTACCCGCGCATCGCGAGCGCGCTGCTGGCGGCGCTGATCGGGATCGTCACCCAGGTGATCTTCGCTCCCGAATCCTGGCCACCCTCCGCGCAGGCGCAGGCCATCGACGACCTGCTGGCTCGCATCGCGAACCGCGCTGATTGA
- a CDS encoding HPP family protein, with amino-acid sequence MLNAWRGDFANFLLIAPLGASAFLLFAIPNSPLAQPFSAIMGNTMSALVAIAVLQLGLPAEVSVGLAVGGAIFVMAILRAMHPPGGAVALATVLIAVEGGRVDIAFALSPVLLDTALLVLLAVVYNRLTGRRYPFRQAPEIGAHQTGDAAPDRRLGLAPDVLERVLSEFNLGANIGAEDFGRILAAAEAEAARRHFAGLTCGEVMSKDIVSVAPDTSLVTIADLFRKHHFKTLPVVDADRKLKGIISQNDLIQRARSLSLPREGGFAGNLRALLDPANRRISAQDIMTANLRVVRPEDGVGILVQLLADGGVQAAPVVKGQRLVGIVTRSDLLAVLAHQTVLASAMSRSE; translated from the coding sequence GTGCTCAACGCCTGGCGCGGTGATTTTGCCAATTTTTTGCTGATCGCGCCGCTCGGTGCGAGCGCGTTCTTGCTGTTTGCCATCCCCAACTCCCCGCTGGCTCAGCCCTTTTCGGCGATCATGGGCAACACAATGTCAGCTCTGGTTGCGATCGCTGTGCTCCAGCTGGGGCTGCCTGCCGAAGTCAGCGTTGGCCTTGCCGTGGGCGGGGCTATTTTTGTGATGGCAATTCTCAGGGCAATGCACCCCCCGGGAGGTGCGGTGGCGCTCGCAACCGTGCTGATCGCCGTCGAGGGTGGCAGGGTTGACATTGCCTTTGCACTGTCGCCTGTCTTGCTCGACACTGCGCTTCTAGTGTTGCTGGCGGTCGTCTACAATCGCCTTACCGGGCGGCGATATCCGTTCCGTCAAGCTCCCGAGATCGGCGCCCACCAAACCGGCGATGCCGCGCCCGATCGGCGGCTGGGGTTGGCACCGGACGTCCTGGAGCGTGTTCTCAGTGAGTTCAATCTCGGTGCAAACATCGGTGCCGAGGATTTCGGGCGCATTCTCGCGGCAGCTGAGGCTGAGGCTGCGCGCCGCCATTTCGCCGGACTGACATGTGGCGAAGTCATGTCGAAAGATATCGTCTCGGTCGCGCCAGACACTTCGCTCGTCACCATTGCCGATCTGTTCCGCAAGCATCACTTCAAGACGTTGCCCGTCGTGGATGCAGACCGAAAGCTCAAAGGGATCATCTCGCAGAACGACCTCATTCAGCGGGCACGAAGTCTTTCGCTTCCGCGGGAAGGAGGATTTGCTGGCAACCTGCGTGCGCTGCTTGACCCGGCCAACCGAAGAATCTCCGCGCAAGATATCATGACGGCAAATTTGCGGGTCGTCAGACCTGAAGACGGGGTCGGGATACTGGTCCAATTGCTGGCTGATGGCGGGGTTCAGGCTGCCCCGGTGGTTAAAGGCCAAAGGCTAGTAGGGATTGTCACGCGTTCTGATCTGCTGGCAGTTCTTGCACATCAGACCGTTCTCGCGAGCGCGATGTCGCGGTCGGAATAG
- a CDS encoding rod shape-determining protein, with amino-acid sequence MQQDFQFQACYQHAMRRLFNGSGKPDLAIDFGTANTRVVTAEGGIVFDEPSLCCFAIGSGSGELVATGNAAQLMKDRTTGNLRIVRPLNRGVLADILAARHFLAYAVQASVGQRRLRSFRAIIGVPADATKAERGALLTAARDAGLGGVELLSEPLVAARGADLDVDQPRGSMIVECGAGTTEAAVVSLGGICAAASLRGGGDALDAAIVDYLHFQHKFLISPTTAEKIKCDIIGAQQDETTSATDVVVKGRSLVTGLPQVIRLPVDELLPVAARHTAGITRMVLELLGSLSPELSRDVHDSGIVLTGGSAAVSLVKSALVKATGLKIAVAPNAAHCVVNGLRKALTH; translated from the coding sequence GTGCAGCAAGACTTCCAGTTTCAGGCCTGCTACCAGCACGCGATGAGAAGACTATTTAATGGCTCTGGCAAACCGGACCTCGCAATTGATTTCGGCACGGCAAATACCCGCGTAGTGACCGCAGAGGGTGGCATCGTGTTTGATGAGCCATCCCTGTGCTGTTTCGCCATAGGCTCTGGTTCCGGCGAGCTCGTCGCCACCGGAAATGCGGCCCAGCTTATGAAGGATCGGACGACGGGCAATCTGCGGATTGTGCGCCCGCTCAATCGCGGCGTGCTCGCGGACATTCTGGCCGCACGTCATTTCCTGGCCTATGCGGTTCAAGCCAGCGTCGGTCAGCGCCGACTGCGGTCGTTCCGGGCTATCATCGGTGTTCCGGCTGACGCTACCAAGGCAGAACGCGGCGCATTGTTGACGGCGGCGCGGGACGCCGGACTTGGCGGGGTGGAGCTGCTATCAGAACCGCTGGTAGCCGCGCGCGGTGCAGATCTTGATGTCGATCAACCGCGGGGCTCGATGATTGTGGAATGCGGCGCCGGCACAACGGAAGCCGCCGTTGTTTCGCTTGGCGGCATCTGCGCAGCGGCCTCACTTCGCGGAGGAGGCGATGCGCTTGATGCAGCAATTGTCGATTACCTGCACTTTCAGCACAAGTTCCTGATCAGCCCGACCACCGCTGAAAAAATCAAGTGTGACATAATCGGTGCGCAACAGGACGAAACCACCTCGGCGACCGACGTCGTGGTCAAGGGGCGCAGTCTTGTAACCGGGCTTCCGCAAGTGATCAGGCTGCCAGTAGACGAATTGCTGCCGGTTGCAGCGAGGCACACTGCCGGGATCACCCGGATGGTGCTCGAATTGCTAGGCAGCCTCTCTCCTGAGTTGAGCCGTGACGTGCATGATAGTGGTATCGTGCTGACCGGCGGCAGTGCGGCCGTCAGCCTGGTCAAATCGGCATTGGTCAAGGCGACCGGGCTGAAGATTGCGGTTGCGCCGAACGCCGCACACTGCGTGGTCAATGGACTGAGAAAAGCTCTGACCCACTGA
- the rnk gene encoding nucleoside diphosphate kinase regulator, whose translation MTDKPTADAQTPIVIRASDADRVTNLAIAAEDRLPQVAALLLAELNRAEVVPDDELPADIVTMQATVKFIDEANGVERTLQLVYPTEADFDAGRISILSLVGAGLLGLKAGQSIMWPDRAKKERLLRIIDVMKG comes from the coding sequence ATGACAGACAAGCCAACTGCCGATGCTCAGACCCCAATCGTGATCCGCGCGAGCGATGCCGATCGTGTAACCAACCTTGCCATTGCAGCAGAAGACCGCCTCCCGCAGGTAGCCGCCCTCCTGCTGGCAGAACTCAACCGCGCCGAAGTGGTCCCTGATGACGAACTGCCGGCAGACATCGTGACCATGCAAGCGACAGTGAAGTTCATTGATGAAGCAAACGGCGTCGAACGCACCCTGCAGCTCGTGTATCCGACGGAAGCCGATTTTGATGCAGGTCGTATCTCGATCCTGTCTCTGGTCGGAGCCGGACTCCTCGGCCTGAAGGCGGGCCAGTCAATCATGTGGCCTGATCGCGCAAAAAAGGAGCGGCTGCTGCGGATCATTGACGTCATGAAGGGGTAG